The proteins below come from a single Serratia fonticola genomic window:
- a CDS encoding DUF3999 family protein, translating into MKVKLNNWLLLGSLCLAGAASAEPVAEKPQDFAYGISLTTEGSAPFFRIELPEAVYTESVWPDLRDVRVFNNQGQAVPFALAANVTTQENSQTFPLRLFPMKGKRVTNQEQQVISLKSAGGVEVTLPVDSDQPMGNTYLLEIPQHEGNYPRLTQLKLAWERLPENWQTRVSLFHSSDLKDWSSSAEDVPLMDLVSGSDRLLLDTIDLDDYARPRYLLLVFNDAKTAPDLKIQSVQGIAASRHTEQQRIGLTVNQKAITAGEAEYSWSNPQPLNNISIRPTQGNTVLPLEIDYRSAASDSWHPLTKQVVFSVNGRTAEAIPMNGLLVQGIRLKGINQQWGDSLPEVSAQRDSQTLIFNAQGTTPFMLAWGNKAAQPQAIPLDSLIPAELRKTIDADALPEAGLQSQVTLGGTERLSAVDAAEEASMWKKGLLWFLLVLGAGGLVLLALKLWKEVQQKPQ; encoded by the coding sequence ATGAAAGTAAAACTGAATAACTGGTTGCTGCTGGGGTCGCTTTGTCTGGCTGGTGCTGCCAGTGCGGAGCCGGTGGCTGAAAAACCGCAAGACTTCGCCTATGGCATATCGCTAACCACTGAAGGCAGCGCGCCATTTTTCCGTATTGAACTGCCTGAGGCCGTGTATACCGAGAGCGTTTGGCCGGATCTGCGCGATGTGCGGGTGTTCAACAATCAGGGGCAGGCCGTCCCCTTTGCGCTGGCTGCGAACGTCACCACTCAGGAGAATAGCCAGACTTTCCCTCTGCGCCTGTTCCCGATGAAGGGTAAAAGGGTCACTAATCAGGAACAACAGGTGATTTCGTTAAAATCCGCGGGTGGTGTTGAAGTGACCTTACCTGTGGATAGCGACCAGCCAATGGGGAACACCTATCTGCTGGAGATCCCGCAGCATGAGGGCAACTATCCCCGCCTGACCCAGTTGAAACTGGCCTGGGAGCGTCTGCCCGAAAATTGGCAGACCCGCGTTAGCCTGTTTCATAGCAGCGATTTAAAAGACTGGTCGAGCAGCGCTGAGGATGTGCCTTTGATGGATCTGGTTTCCGGCAGCGATCGGTTGCTGTTGGATACCATCGATCTTGATGACTATGCCAGACCTCGTTATCTGCTATTGGTGTTCAACGATGCCAAAACGGCCCCTGATTTGAAGATCCAGTCAGTGCAGGGGATTGCGGCTTCCAGACACACCGAACAGCAAAGGATCGGCCTGACCGTCAACCAAAAAGCCATTACGGCTGGTGAGGCGGAATATAGCTGGTCGAATCCTCAGCCCTTGAACAATATCAGCATTCGGCCGACGCAGGGGAATACGGTGCTGCCACTCGAGATCGATTACCGCAGCGCAGCTAGTGACAGTTGGCACCCCCTGACCAAACAGGTGGTGTTCTCGGTGAATGGCCGCACCGCAGAGGCAATCCCTATGAACGGCTTGCTGGTGCAGGGTATCCGCTTGAAAGGTATCAACCAGCAATGGGGCGATTCACTGCCGGAAGTCTCGGCCCAGCGCGACAGCCAAACCTTGATATTTAATGCCCAGGGAACCACGCCATTCATGTTGGCGTGGGGAAATAAAGCCGCCCAACCTCAGGCTATCCCTTTAGATAGCCTGATCCCGGCAGAGCTGCGTAAAACGATAGATGCCGATGCGTTGCCAGAAGCTGGATTGCAATCCCAAGTAACTCTGGGTGGCACCGAACGTTTGAGCGCGGTGGATGCCGCAGAAGAGGCCAGCATGTGGAAGAAAGGTCTGCTCTGGTTCCTGCTGGTTCTGGGGGCGGGGGGATTGGTGTTGCTGGCGCTGAAGTTGTGGAAAGAGGTTCAGCAGAAGCCGCAATAG
- a CDS encoding DUF2339 domain-containing protein has translation MDGLIFIAGLALFLCLVVLPISVVVSLGRGNRNQREIAQLTLTITQLQKQVDDLRFEETGRSRPTPVSQAQPVAPKTTHDFAAHAAQQSAVKPATDMAVTPPVISPWEPTAPKPAAPVTTIPRPPIADKPAIDKPQQPKNDLLSGLVGWFMQGNPLAKLGVLLLFFGLAYLMKYTVERDMLPIEFRLMGAAVASGILLWFGWRLRVKQTMYALILQGGAVGALYITVFGAFRLYQLLPHMLAFGLMLVICAASVGLAVLQRALSLAMLASIGGYLSPLLLSTGGGSYVALFSYYLLLSLGILAISVWQPWRPLNLLGFVFSFGVAGLWGVNNYLPEYYLGCQLFLIANIVIFGVLCLALTLRAQLPGEKIIDGVLLFGPPLIGFGMQYLIVRQWEFGPAFSALGFGLAYLLLAWAALKRYPSLGRMLAVSGLALGGVFTTLAIPLALSAEWTSMAWALEGLGILWLGREQKQIRMSLSGSGLLVLALASALVALGAGMTTLSFTLVFAVLALTWLAVAFLWRDLESDAAFRLVVSRSFLAGGILLWLVCLLGFAGRLPLDYGYGAFLALALLTLSVVLWRWVAQRLAWLELRYSIWLLWPGMLAMLMFQLVDLDSLLSFGWPNLVWLLTLPVAYWLLKREAGSLPLLRLQQGLHLSLFWMVVFALGYEVFWRTMRLPWGMDEWQLGLQMGFLSLIILATHGALRKGCWPFAEHRQLYGAIALAPLAALALLLLLVGNVFDGVSIGWRYLPLLNPLEEGAGFALLALVTMGLFVRREYPQFAALLKQALPLFTLAMLFWWGNGAVLRALAYYADIAWRADTLWGSRMVQTTFALLWMLIALIVMVLSTRRGQREVWFGGAALLGIVIVKLMLVDSARGGGLARAIAFIGVAILVLIVGYFSPLPPKAVRGKEPNVASERGNV, from the coding sequence ATGGATGGATTGATATTTATCGCTGGTTTGGCGTTGTTCCTGTGCCTGGTGGTATTACCCATTTCAGTGGTGGTATCGCTCGGCCGTGGCAACCGCAATCAGCGGGAAATTGCCCAACTGACACTGACCATCACCCAGTTGCAAAAACAGGTGGATGATCTCCGCTTCGAGGAAACCGGGAGATCGCGGCCAACGCCCGTTTCTCAGGCGCAACCTGTGGCTCCGAAGACAACGCATGACTTTGCGGCGCACGCGGCACAACAGTCTGCCGTTAAACCCGCAACTGACATGGCCGTTACCCCTCCGGTTATATCGCCATGGGAGCCCACAGCTCCAAAACCAGCCGCACCAGTAACAACCATTCCTCGCCCACCTATTGCTGATAAACCTGCCATTGATAAGCCGCAGCAGCCGAAAAACGACCTGCTCAGCGGGCTGGTAGGCTGGTTTATGCAAGGTAACCCGCTGGCGAAGTTGGGTGTCTTGCTGCTGTTCTTCGGTTTGGCCTACCTGATGAAATACACCGTTGAACGCGACATGCTGCCTATTGAGTTCAGGTTAATGGGCGCGGCGGTGGCTAGCGGCATTTTACTATGGTTTGGCTGGCGTCTGCGTGTTAAACAGACGATGTATGCCCTGATCCTGCAAGGGGGCGCGGTTGGCGCGCTCTATATCACCGTATTTGGTGCCTTCCGGCTTTATCAACTGTTGCCACATATGCTGGCATTTGGCCTGATGTTGGTGATCTGCGCCGCCAGCGTGGGCTTGGCCGTATTGCAGCGCGCCCTCAGCCTGGCGATGCTTGCCAGCATTGGCGGCTATCTTTCACCGTTGCTGCTGTCCACCGGTGGCGGCAGCTATGTCGCGCTATTCTCCTATTATCTGCTGCTCTCGCTGGGCATTCTGGCGATCAGCGTCTGGCAGCCATGGCGGCCACTTAACCTGCTGGGCTTTGTGTTTTCCTTTGGCGTCGCAGGGCTGTGGGGAGTAAACAACTACCTGCCGGAATACTACCTGGGCTGCCAGCTGTTCCTGATTGCCAATATCGTGATTTTTGGTGTGCTATGCCTGGCTTTGACTCTACGTGCACAGTTGCCTGGCGAGAAGATTATCGATGGCGTGCTGCTGTTTGGCCCGCCGTTAATCGGTTTTGGCATGCAGTATCTGATCGTTCGCCAGTGGGAGTTTGGCCCGGCCTTCTCGGCGCTGGGCTTCGGTTTGGCTTACCTGTTACTGGCTTGGGCCGCATTGAAGCGCTACCCATCCCTGGGCCGCATGTTGGCGGTTTCCGGTTTGGCGCTGGGCGGAGTGTTCACTACGCTGGCGATCCCATTGGCCCTGTCCGCTGAATGGACATCCATGGCTTGGGCGCTGGAAGGGTTGGGCATTCTGTGGCTTGGTCGTGAACAAAAGCAAATCCGCATGAGCCTCAGCGGTTCTGGTCTGTTGGTGCTGGCCTTGGCTTCAGCCCTGGTCGCTCTTGGCGCAGGAATGACGACGCTCTCCTTCACGCTGGTGTTCGCCGTACTGGCATTAACTTGGCTCGCGGTGGCATTCCTCTGGCGCGATCTGGAGAGCGATGCTGCATTCAGGTTGGTGGTTAGCCGGTCCTTCCTGGCTGGCGGCATCCTGCTCTGGCTGGTTTGCCTGCTCGGTTTTGCCGGGCGATTGCCGCTTGATTATGGCTACGGGGCTTTCCTGGCGTTGGCCTTGTTGACGCTATCCGTAGTGCTGTGGCGTTGGGTGGCACAAAGGTTGGCCTGGCTCGAACTGCGTTATAGCATTTGGCTGCTGTGGCCGGGCATGTTGGCCATGCTGATGTTCCAATTGGTCGACTTGGATTCTTTATTGTCCTTCGGCTGGCCGAATCTGGTCTGGTTACTGACCTTGCCGGTGGCGTACTGGCTGCTGAAGCGCGAAGCAGGCTCTCTGCCGTTACTGCGCCTGCAGCAAGGATTACACCTGTCGCTGTTCTGGATGGTGGTGTTTGCGCTGGGTTATGAAGTCTTTTGGCGCACGATGCGCTTGCCGTGGGGCATGGATGAGTGGCAACTGGGCCTGCAAATGGGCTTCCTCTCCCTGATCATCCTGGCAACACATGGTGCGCTGCGCAAAGGATGCTGGCCGTTTGCCGAACATCGTCAACTGTATGGGGCGATTGCCCTGGCCCCATTGGCGGCGTTGGCTCTGCTGCTGTTGCTGGTAGGCAACGTGTTTGATGGGGTCAGTATAGGCTGGCGTTATTTGCCGCTGTTGAACCCGTTGGAAGAGGGCGCTGGTTTTGCACTCTTGGCTCTGGTGACTATGGGGCTATTTGTCCGGCGGGAATACCCGCAATTTGCCGCATTGCTGAAACAGGCGCTGCCGCTGTTTACCCTCGCGATGCTGTTCTGGTGGGGCAATGGGGCAGTCCTGCGTGCGCTGGCCTATTACGCCGATATTGCCTGGCGGGCCGATACGCTCTGGGGCTCCCGTATGGTGCAGACTACCTTCGCTTTGCTGTGGATGCTGATAGCGCTGATCGTCATGGTGTTATCAACCCGCCGTGGACAACGTGAGGTCTGGTTTGGCGGTGCGGCGTTGCTCGGTATCGTCATTGTTAAATTGATGCTGGTTGATAGCGCCCGGGGTGGGGGATTGGCTCGTGCCATCGCGTTTATCGGCGTGGCGATACTGGTGTTGATCGTGGGATATTTTTCTCCATTGCCACCCAAAGCGGTGCGCGGTAAGGAACCCAATGTGGCAAGCGAACGAGGGAATGTATGA
- a CDS encoding EmmdR/YeeO family multidrug/toxin efflux MATE transporter translates to MNLHGLLPQQIAKTHWHAKRKSYRVLFWREITPLAVPIFLENTCVLLMGVLSTFLVSWLGKESMAGVGLADSFNMVIMAFFAAVDLGTTVVVAFSLGTRDRKRARAAARQSLVLMTVLAVLLAVGIHLAGQQIINVIAGEATPEVKALALSYLQTTVWSYPAAAIALIGSGALRGAGNTKIPLLINGGMNILNILISSTLIYGVFSWQGLGFVGAGLGLTIARYIGAIAIIAVLAVGFNPALRITLKSYFTPLNSSILREVLGIGIPASIESVLFNAGKLLTQMFVAGMGTNVIAGNFIAFSIAALINLPGNALGSASTIIVGRRLGKGQIAQAERQMKHVFWLATIGLTVIAWGTAPFAGLFASFYTQEDDVKEVVKILIWLNAAFMPIWAASWVLPAGLKGARDVRFAMWVTMLGMWGCRVVAGYILGIVLGMGVVGVWLGMFMDWAVRGVFFYWRMVSGRWLWKYPRLRKNQPESAEEQPPS, encoded by the coding sequence TTGAACTTACACGGGCTACTGCCCCAGCAGATTGCCAAGACGCATTGGCATGCCAAGCGAAAAAGCTATCGGGTGCTTTTTTGGCGCGAGATCACGCCACTGGCGGTACCGATCTTTCTAGAGAACACCTGCGTACTGCTGATGGGGGTGCTCAGCACCTTCCTGGTGAGCTGGCTCGGTAAAGAGTCGATGGCGGGTGTTGGCCTGGCAGACAGTTTCAACATGGTCATCATGGCCTTTTTCGCGGCGGTGGATCTGGGCACCACGGTGGTGGTGGCCTTTAGTCTTGGCACTCGCGATCGTAAACGGGCACGGGCCGCGGCACGCCAGTCGCTGGTATTAATGACCGTGCTGGCGGTGCTGCTGGCGGTTGGGATCCATTTGGCCGGGCAACAGATCATTAACGTGATCGCCGGTGAAGCCACGCCCGAAGTTAAAGCGTTGGCACTCTCTTATCTGCAAACCACCGTCTGGAGCTACCCGGCAGCCGCCATCGCCCTGATTGGTAGCGGTGCCCTGCGTGGGGCGGGCAACACCAAGATCCCGCTGCTGATCAATGGCGGCATGAATATCCTCAACATCCTCATCAGCAGTACGCTGATTTATGGGGTATTTAGCTGGCAAGGGCTGGGTTTTGTTGGCGCGGGGCTGGGGCTGACCATTGCCCGCTATATTGGCGCGATCGCCATTATTGCTGTTCTGGCGGTGGGCTTTAATCCGGCGCTGCGTATTACGCTCAAAAGCTATTTTACGCCACTCAACAGCAGCATCCTGCGTGAGGTGCTGGGGATTGGTATTCCCGCCAGTATCGAATCAGTGCTGTTCAACGCGGGCAAACTGCTGACACAAATGTTTGTCGCCGGGATGGGCACCAACGTCATCGCCGGTAACTTTATCGCTTTCTCTATCGCTGCCCTGATTAACCTGCCGGGAAATGCTTTGGGATCTGCTTCGACCATCATCGTCGGCAGGCGTCTGGGGAAAGGGCAAATTGCTCAGGCCGAACGGCAGATGAAGCACGTCTTTTGGCTGGCGACGATTGGCCTGACGGTGATTGCCTGGGGAACCGCTCCCTTTGCCGGACTGTTTGCCTCATTTTATACCCAGGAAGACGATGTTAAAGAGGTGGTCAAAATCCTGATTTGGCTTAATGCCGCGTTTATGCCGATTTGGGCTGCATCCTGGGTGTTACCCGCTGGGTTGAAGGGCGCGCGTGATGTCCGATTTGCCATGTGGGTGACTATGTTGGGCATGTGGGGCTGCCGGGTAGTCGCTGGTTATATCCTGGGCATCGTGCTGGGCATGGGCGTAGTGGGCGTCTGGCTAGGAATGTTCATGGACTGGGCCGTTCGCGGAGTCTTCTTCTACTGGCGTATGGTCAGTGGGCGCTGGCTATGGAAATATCCACGGCTCAGAAAAAACCAGCCTGAATCAGCCGAAGAACAGCCGCCAAGCTAA
- a CDS encoding type I restriction endonuclease yields MELLGELQSLSAKIKQQAAVIQTEEATKSAFVMPFINKVLGYDVFDPTEVTPEFICDVGIKKGEKIDYAILKNNEIQILVECKKIGEPLNVNHASQLFRYFHVTNARISILTNGQIYKFFTDLDAPNKMDEKPFLELDLLDIDENVVPEIAKLTKSTFDVDSIVNAAGELKYVSQIKKIISTQFNNPEEDFVKFFASRVYDGILTQKVRELFTTLTKKASSQWLNDQVNERLKSAISGAQQQPLAIEPKEEVVEQALVPVEDDDGIVTTEIEIEGFHIVKSIIRTVVDPSRITYRDTKSYFGVLLDDNNRKPICRLHFNRSQLYVGLFDSDKKETRYPIEVLDDIYQHAEQLKVTAESYN; encoded by the coding sequence ATGGAACTTTTGGGCGAGTTACAAAGTCTCTCAGCTAAGATCAAACAACAGGCTGCAGTTATTCAAACTGAGGAGGCCACAAAAAGCGCTTTCGTGATGCCATTCATTAATAAAGTGCTTGGCTATGATGTTTTTGACCCAACGGAGGTTACCCCGGAGTTTATCTGTGATGTTGGGATAAAAAAAGGTGAAAAAATCGACTACGCCATTTTGAAAAACAATGAGATTCAGATACTTGTTGAATGTAAAAAGATTGGTGAGCCGCTAAACGTTAATCATGCTTCGCAATTATTTAGATATTTCCATGTAACCAATGCGAGGATATCCATTTTAACTAACGGGCAGATCTATAAATTTTTCACCGACCTTGATGCTCCTAATAAAATGGATGAAAAGCCATTTCTTGAACTAGACTTATTGGATATTGATGAGAATGTAGTTCCCGAAATAGCCAAGCTAACTAAATCAACATTTGATGTAGACTCAATAGTAAATGCCGCCGGTGAGTTAAAGTATGTAAGTCAAATTAAGAAAATAATTTCAACTCAGTTTAATAATCCTGAGGAAGATTTTGTAAAATTCTTTGCGTCTAGAGTCTATGATGGGATACTGACTCAAAAAGTACGTGAGTTGTTTACTACTTTAACCAAAAAAGCGTCCAGCCAGTGGTTGAATGATCAGGTAAATGAACGTCTTAAGTCTGCAATCAGTGGGGCTCAGCAGCAGCCTTTAGCAATCGAACCTAAGGAGGAGGTCGTTGAGCAAGCGTTAGTACCTGTTGAAGATGATGATGGTATTGTAACCACTGAAATTGAGATTGAGGGTTTTCATATCGTTAAATCTATAATTCGTACTGTTGTTGATCCAAGTCGAATTACTTATCGCGATACTAAAAGTTATTTCGGTGTGTTGCTTGATGATAATAATAGAAAGCCTATTTGTAGACTTCATTTTAATCGGAGTCAGCTGTATGTCGGTTTGTTTGATTCTGATAAGAAAGAAACTCGTTATCCTATAGAAGTATTGGATGATATCTACCAACATGCTGAACAACTTAAAGTCACGGCAGAAAGTTATAATTAA
- a CDS encoding VIT1/CCC1 transporter family protein encodes MHRERHSMEKIGWLRAAVLGANDGIVSTASLLLGVASANVTQQSLLLTGVAGLVAGAMSMATGEYVSVSSQADTEKAALAEEQAELNSDFQGEHRELTSIYVHRGLDLALAKQVAEKLMHHDALGAHARDELGISEITTARPLQAAWASALSFAAGAILPLCVAAIATTEWTILAIACSALVSLAVLGGVSAKVGGAPIGPGVMRITFWSALAMGVSSGIGALFGLVTG; translated from the coding sequence ATGCACCGGGAACGACACAGCATGGAAAAAATTGGCTGGCTGCGGGCTGCTGTTCTCGGTGCTAATGACGGGATAGTTTCTACCGCCAGTCTGCTGTTGGGCGTAGCGTCGGCTAACGTAACTCAGCAAAGTTTGCTATTGACCGGGGTGGCTGGCTTGGTGGCTGGAGCGATGTCGATGGCAACCGGTGAGTATGTTTCAGTGTCTTCCCAGGCTGATACTGAAAAGGCCGCACTGGCTGAAGAGCAAGCTGAGCTGAATAGTGATTTTCAGGGTGAACACCGGGAGTTAACCTCGATTTATGTCCATCGGGGGCTTGATTTGGCTCTGGCTAAACAAGTGGCAGAAAAACTGATGCATCATGATGCGCTAGGAGCCCATGCGCGTGATGAACTGGGGATCTCAGAAATCACCACCGCGCGTCCTTTACAGGCCGCGTGGGCTTCAGCGTTGAGTTTTGCAGCCGGGGCAATATTACCGCTATGTGTAGCGGCCATCGCGACAACTGAATGGACCATCCTCGCCATTGCCTGCTCAGCATTGGTCTCCCTGGCGGTGCTTGGGGGCGTTTCGGCCAAAGTGGGCGGTGCACCAATCGGCCCTGGAGTGATGCGCATTACCTTCTGGAGTGCACTGGCAATGGGGGTGTCCTCGGGGATCGGGGCGTTATTTGGTTTGGTTACGGGGTAA
- a CDS encoding tetratricopeptide repeat protein, with translation MKKLLLVLTLFGSTTAVAQSDLADIQNQWAVCQYQVAAKQKEGCLEQLSAVADKASSANGSRVDLLIWSAIVKSSWAGEKGGLGALELAKEARMKLELAIKLDDKALDGSAYTSLGALYYQVPGWPIGFGDDKQAERLLKQALQINPTGIDPNYFYGDFLIDQGHKAQGKLYLQKALAAPARPGRELADKGRHQDIQQRLDKL, from the coding sequence ATGAAAAAGTTATTGTTGGTGTTGACGCTCTTTGGTAGTACAACCGCTGTTGCCCAGAGTGATTTGGCCGATATTCAGAACCAATGGGCGGTTTGCCAGTATCAGGTTGCGGCGAAACAGAAAGAAGGCTGTCTGGAGCAACTCAGCGCCGTTGCGGATAAAGCCAGTTCAGCTAACGGTTCACGCGTAGACCTGTTGATCTGGTCTGCGATCGTCAAGAGTAGTTGGGCCGGTGAGAAGGGGGGGCTGGGGGCTTTGGAACTGGCCAAAGAGGCGAGAATGAAGTTGGAACTGGCAATAAAGTTGGATGACAAGGCGCTGGATGGCTCCGCTTATACCAGTCTCGGTGCCCTCTATTATCAGGTTCCTGGCTGGCCGATTGGCTTTGGTGATGACAAGCAGGCTGAACGGTTGTTGAAACAGGCTTTACAGATTAATCCAACGGGTATTGATCCAAACTATTTCTACGGTGACTTTCTGATAGATCAAGGGCATAAGGCACAGGGCAAACTCTATCTACAGAAAGCACTGGCGGCTCCGGCCCGTCCAGGCAGAGAATTAGCCGATAAAGGCCGCCATCAGGACATTCAACAACGACTCGATAAACTTTGA
- a CDS encoding SDR family oxidoreductase → MRLNNSRIFLTGASGGIGQALAHALAKQGACLILHGRNETALTTLANTLPRPENHQVWIADLGDFTQLTKQVELLCQQQHIDILINNAGANHFAWLEDQSEQQIMQQLAINIQAPILLTRALLPYIDRPGIIMNIGSSFGSIGYAGYSVYCASKFALRGFSEALGRELAGSSINVLYFAPRATQTTLNSAAVNAMNAELGTKSDSAEWVADEVIVALNKQIKRRWLGWPERFFVKLNALFPAVVDKALAKQRHIIARHAKAALEKKDSR, encoded by the coding sequence ATGAGGCTCAACAACAGCCGTATTTTTCTTACCGGTGCCAGCGGTGGTATTGGCCAGGCACTGGCTCATGCTTTGGCAAAGCAGGGGGCTTGTCTGATATTACATGGGCGTAATGAAACGGCTCTCACCACGCTAGCTAATACATTACCCCGCCCGGAAAATCATCAGGTTTGGATCGCCGATCTTGGCGATTTCACGCAATTGACAAAGCAAGTTGAGCTGCTTTGCCAACAACAGCATATTGATATCCTGATCAATAATGCCGGGGCTAATCATTTTGCCTGGCTTGAGGATCAAAGCGAGCAACAAATAATGCAGCAGTTAGCCATAAATATTCAGGCCCCAATACTACTGACCCGGGCTTTGCTGCCTTATATAGACCGACCCGGCATCATTATGAATATTGGTTCCAGCTTTGGCAGCATTGGTTATGCCGGATATAGCGTTTATTGTGCGAGCAAGTTTGCTCTTCGAGGCTTCAGTGAAGCTCTCGGCAGGGAACTTGCCGGCTCATCGATTAACGTGCTCTATTTTGCTCCCCGGGCGACACAAACCACGCTTAACTCCGCGGCGGTGAATGCCATGAATGCTGAATTAGGCACCAAAAGTGACAGTGCTGAATGGGTTGCTGATGAGGTGATTGTTGCTCTAAACAAACAGATAAAACGACGATGGCTGGGTTGGCCAGAGCGGTTCTTTGTCAAACTGAATGCACTGTTCCCTGCAGTGGTCGATAAAGCGCTGGCTAAACAGCGGCATATTATTGCCCGCCATGCCAAAGCTGCCCTTGAGAAGAAGGACTCACGATGA
- a CDS encoding TenA family transcriptional regulator yields MSFYQLLQRETAVDREKLLSAPVIEACRCGNINAAMYIAFLTQAFYHVSHTVPLLMTAGGRMNSEYEWVRGAIAEYIDEEYGHQEWILNDIRTCGGDAEAVRHGQPVLAIELMIAFLYDHISRLNPMGIFGMVHVLEGTSVAIATTVAEQLKQGLGLPEKAMSYLSSHGELDKEHLAFFASLMDQVEKSEDRAAIIHTAKVVYQLYGDMLRGLMEPAQ; encoded by the coding sequence ATGAGTTTTTATCAATTGTTACAGCGAGAGACGGCGGTGGACAGAGAGAAACTCCTTTCCGCCCCGGTCATAGAGGCTTGCCGCTGCGGGAATATTAATGCCGCAATGTATATCGCCTTTTTGACACAGGCTTTTTATCATGTCAGCCATACCGTGCCTTTATTGATGACTGCCGGTGGCCGGATGAACTCAGAATATGAATGGGTTCGCGGAGCCATTGCCGAATACATTGATGAAGAGTATGGCCATCAGGAATGGATATTAAATGATATCAGGACGTGTGGCGGGGATGCCGAAGCGGTTCGTCATGGTCAGCCGGTATTGGCAATCGAGTTGATGATTGCGTTCCTCTACGATCACATATCTCGCCTCAACCCTATGGGTATTTTCGGTATGGTGCATGTCCTTGAGGGCACCAGCGTCGCCATTGCTACTACCGTTGCCGAACAGCTCAAACAGGGCCTGGGATTACCAGAGAAAGCCATGAGTTATCTCAGCTCGCATGGTGAATTGGACAAAGAACATCTGGCCTTTTTTGCATCATTAATGGACCAGGTGGAAAAAAGTGAAGATCGTGCCGCGATTATACATACTGCCAAAGTGGTCTACCAACTTTATGGCGACATGCTGCGTGGCCTGATGGAGCCAGCGCAATGA